In the Bacillus sp. HSf4 genome, GATTAGCACATATGAAGCCGCTTCTATTATCACAAGCACGATGCTTGGCGCGGGACTCTTGACGCTTCCAAGGTCACTCACGCAAAAAACGGTCTCCCCTGACGGCTGGATCGTTTTGGCTTTGGAAGGAATTGTTTTTATTTTGATCATTTATTTGAACGCCAAAATCGTCAAAAAACACAACGTCCTCACCTTTTTTGATTATACGAAAGAAGGCTGCGGCTTCATCATCGGGAATCTATTGAACCTGATGATCGTTTTGTATTTTTTTGCAGTGGCAAGCTTTGAAGCGCGAGCGATGGCTGAGATGGTCAAATTTTTCCTGCTTCAATTCACCCCGATGGGTGTGACGATTTTCGCGTTCGTGATTTGCGCGATCTATATGGTTGTCGGCGGCATCAGCGACATGTCAAAGATTTTCCCGTTTTTTCTGTCGATCACGCTCGTTGTTCTGCTTGTCGTCTACGGTCTGAGCCTGAATATGTTTCAAATCAACAATTTAAGGCCTATTCTCGGTTTGGGATTCGGCTCGGTCACAAGCGCTTTGACAGTTGTCTCCATTTCATTTTTAGGCGTCGAGACCATGCTGTTTCTGCCAAAGTATATTAAAAACAAAGAAAAGCTGTTCAGAGCCACCGCCATCGGCTTCGGCATCCCGCTTATTTTATATGTGCTGACGTTCACCGTAGTCGTAGGC is a window encoding:
- a CDS encoding endospore germination permease — encoded protein: MGQKNQHDRISTYEAASIITSTMLGAGLLTLPRSLTQKTVSPDGWIVLALEGIVFILIIYLNAKIVKKHNVLTFFDYTKEGCGFIIGNLLNLMIVLYFFAVASFEARAMAEMVKFFLLQFTPMGVTIFAFVICAIYMVVGGISDMSKIFPFFLSITLVVLLVVYGLSLNMFQINNLRPILGLGFGSVTSALTVVSISFLGVETMLFLPKYIKNKEKLFRATAIGFGIPLILYVLTFTVVVGALTATEVMTMTWPTISLFQSFEIRGIFIERFESFLLVIWTIQFFSTFVVYTYFAASGLEHVFGWPVKKNVFFIGAAAYLASLLPKDVNDVSVFSDNLGYVFIVVFCVLPLLMFIIVSAKRRFKAS